CAAGCTATTTCTATGAGTTAGAGTATCTTCCTTCTTCAAAGGAGATGACTGGCCATGGAAAAGGTATAGGACAAGAAAACTTTGTGTCTGATGTATATACCAATGTAATGCGCAGCCGATCAAAAAGAGAAGGAATTCCACGAGCTTCCAGTTTGTCAAGTATTGACTCTATTATGACTCCAAGTCGGATGTCACTTGGGGACGTTGATACATCAGGTAGCACAGCAGCAAGCACTGAACCTTCAGAGTATGTTCGTGGTCTTGATCCAAAAGCAAAACGCCTTTCTTTGGGCAGAAGCAACATTGTTTCAGAACCAGAGGAAGTTTTACACCCTCAACCACATCATTCATCATTCTGGCCAAGAACCAGGTCCAAAACAAGAACTGAGAGAAATTCAGTTGGTGTCACTACTAACGATACACGATTATCTTGGGCAGCCCCATCAATTCATGACAAGGAGGACATTTCCTCAACAATTTCAGATCCAGGACCTATTTGGGACTCTGAACCAAAGTGGGACAATGGGCCAAAATGGGATACAGAGCTAACCTGGGAGTCTGACCACCCTATTGAACTCCCTGGACCACCAGAAGACAATGAAATTGGACCATCAGTGGAACTTGTGCCAAATTTGGATGATAAATGGGTAGTCAGGAAAGGACACTTTCTTGGTGTTCTAGTTTGCAATCATTCATGCAAGACAGTGCAAAGTTTGAGTTCGCAGGTTATTGCACCAAAAGCCAACCATGATGACAACACTTTGGACTTGCTCTTAGTTGGTGGAAAGGGTAGATGGAAGTTGTTGAAATTTTTCATACTTCTGCAATTTGGTCGCCATCTTTCTTTGCCTTATGTGGAATATGTGAAGGTAACATGCACAATTCTTTCTTTTCTCAAGCTATTTTTTCACCCTCTTGTATTTATGCTTTTCAGACAAGGGATTTTTCATTCGAGTACCAGTGGCAAATTTTCCGAATACCTGTTTATTACTTAGGTCCTCTGAAATAAATACCGTTTTTACGTTTGAAACAAATTAACTTCTCTACATAGTTGAATGCATTCTGAAAACAAACATATTCCAATGTGtatattctgtttttttttgttgagagGATATTATCATATACGCTCATGAATACCTGATTTCACCTTTTTATTATCGTAAACCTTTTGGCTTCTTAAGAGCAGCAGTCTGCAGTGCATTTTAACTTTTGTTATGTCAATAGAAGTATGAGCTGTTTGGACCTGTTGGGCGGTCTGGGAGTTTATGTCAGCTCTGGTGATGGATCACTGAAAGTTCACCTAAATTAAGACAGTGGCGAATAGTTATCAAAACATGCTCTGGGGCTCTGGGCTAAATTATTATTTGCACTTATATTTTCATCTACCAAGGATAATATCTAACTTTTAGCTGACGTTGACACAGGTAAAGTCTGTCAAGCTTAAACCAGGTGCAAACACGCACAATGGGTGTGGAATAGACGGTGAGCTTTGCCGCGTCAAGGGACATGTACTCTGCTCCCTGTTACAAGAGCAATGCATGCTTATTGGCCGGCAAAGCAGACAATCTACTTAAGTGCTGTAAAATTAGTTGAATTTCGAGTTTTTGAGGCACTGTATTTTCTGTTTCCACTTCGaacaactgatttttttttcttttgagttGTCTATATTTCGCTACTTGCTAATGGGGTGTGTGAGTGGGTTCAGAACGTGCAGACCTCGAGAATTTGGACTGAACAAACAATGCTGTGATGCTTCTGTATATTCGAGTGATTATAGGAGAATACCTTGATTCTTTTCATTGATATTGTTTTTGCTAAAGAGCATTTGCATTTATCCCGTCTTTCGTTTCCGAGCTGTGAGCTTTGTAGGCTTTGATTGCCTGTGCGGCCAAGGTAAGTCTGGGTCCTTAATGATTTCCACACCTTTAACCTGATTCTATGAATTTCGCTTGCAAACATGTTGTTTTCATTTTCTTAAGACGCTCGCAGACATGTTTGGATAGTCGGGTTCCCAAAGAACACAGGTTCTGCGTACAAACTTGTTTACCTgcgtaaaaactctaattagtCTTGGACATGAATCGACGCATTGAACTTCACGTACAGTTTGGATTTGGAAGATGCCAAGTTGTACAGTTGCATGCATAAGAGACCAAGAAAGATGCACGAATGAGAAACCTAGAATTAATATTGCACTTTACGTGTAAAAATGTCTTTTTTGGGGGTTTCTGCCGATGTATTCTTCTCAGAGTGGTCGACACCAAATTCCACGTCGAGTTTTGAGATATGTTTCTTTAATACGTACGCAACGCCTCCTTGATTAGAAAAGGTTGAAGCACTGTTAGAGGTCAAACTCAAACGATGGAATGAGGGAATAGCACAAGCGATCTGGTAGGGCCAGCTAATCAACTACGATAATCTTACAAAATTCTAATGGTCAGTGCGATTTAGCGCAATTCTGCAAAGGGGCTAGCGATGTTTTGGTTTCCAGAATAACTGGACGGACCACTTAGCTAGCAAACGTGCGTTTCTTCAAATGGTTGGGCTAACTTTAGTTTTGAAGTTAGGGTGTGTtacgttaaaattagaagttcgATTGAAactggaacgatgtgacggaaaagttaaaagtttgtatgtatagaaaagttttgatgtgatggaaaagttagaagtttaaaaaaaaagttaggaactaaaccagccCTTACTGACAAAAGTATGTGCGAGTAGTAGAATATAGCTCTGTTGCCGTGCGGACTAAATGCATGATTTTGCCATGTGATTTTCAAGAGTCTCGTGTGTTATACCAGAGATTTCGCTTCAGAAAACCCGGCTTGCATTTGCAGCAACGAAGGTTAAGAAAGAAGAAAGCGTGAACACACAAGATACGCCTCGGCGCCTCGCCATCGCCGAGCAACAAGAACGATAAGGAAGGAGCCGTCGATCGGATCATTCAATAGTTCATTTTGCCTATTTTCTTTGGAattcattccattatctaagGAGACCATGGATCGGATCGTTAAACTGATCCATGTGAAAGAGAGGGCGATAAGCTGAGGTGCACGGTTGATCTTCTGTGTAAGGACCACACCGAGAATTAAACCAACAGGGCCATATGTCAACTACGCATTGCTGAACGGGAAGCCCAGAGCGGCGACGTAGGAGGAGTGGGAGCCGGCCGGGAGAGCGCGCGGCAGCCTGTGCGAATCGAAGGCGCATGCGTGACCGGAAAGAAACGCCCAAGTTGTGGCcacgcgggcgcgggcgcgaagCTTTCGCGCCCCCGTCCCCACGCCGCGACGCCGACGCGCGCAGCAGCCACGAGTACCCGCGCGACGCTgacccgcctctccccgccacCACTCGCGCCCCGCCATGTGCCCGCCGCTGCGCGGcctcgcccgtcgccgtcgagcgcgggccccgccgccgcgcgcgccctctcctcctcgtcctcctccgccacccctGCTGGTCCCCGGCTGTATCCTGATCAGTGATCGTCATCGACATCAGCTAGTCAAGGCTAGGAGGCTAGCTAGAGCCCACATAATTAACACAACTCTTCCCCTCCGCTGTGCACTGTGCAGCTGTAGCTGTAGCCGTGATTAATCGCGGTGTGACCCACGGACAGCTACTGTGACgtgcccgcgccgagcgcctcgCTACCGCGTGCGCGACGCCGACACGGAAGCATGTCTGCCTGTGGAGTGTGGACGCGCGTGCATGCTAGTAGCAAGCCACACCCAAGCTAGCTAAGCCGGCCGGAAGTCCAATTATCATATCCTTCTTTCTTGACGGGACGAACTACCACCGCCACGgctgtagtatatatatatatatatatatcccggTAATTGTAGCTTAACAGGCTAGTTTCGTCATTAATGGCTTGTTTAATTATCAACGTGGTAGTTCAACTCCGTAGTTTGTCTTTAATTAATGAATCAGAATAGGGGAACCCGGCCCGGGGAGAGAAAATCCGAAAATCATCGACGTGGTGTGGTTTCGTGGGGTTACAGAGTTGGTGGCTGGCCTCGTCCTGACGTGATGCTGTTGCCCGAAACTAGGAAGGTGGTGGCCCGCGCGTATACGCGGGCACTTATATTATTTAAAAGGTAAAATTATTGTTTGTTCAGAAATTGTCTTATAGATTCAGGGCAAACTAAAATTTGGATaatgttattttataataatttaagggttctatttttcttaaggtatcttataaaaccattcacaaacttttgagtaggagatggattaattacttacgacttttgaatcatatttttttctcgagtaaataagaaactattgctagttaattatcatacagtctatgtatatacataccgtCTAGTATGCCCGCAAATTAAAAATGCGAGTgcaagatactcaaaattcttTTGATTAAATCATCTCATGAAGACGCATGATATAGTAATAAAGGGAGGGAAGCATATgcatgggaaaaaaagaagaaagagaaaaatgaaaaaagggaggggaggcgtACGTACCCGCGCATGTAGGTGCGTACCTATGTCGAGGTGGGACctcgtagtatttagtttgttttacgatcaatttaatctaacggtttataatattaGACCTACGGATTTAAgcgaaataaaataatagatactttgattttttttgttagaatttaatatttgccctaatttattatagcaccacgtggcagcttaagagcattttaagaaattttaaatgACTAATTAGAATGTTAATTgcgcaatatatatgtatgggacatatggtaatatttgttccaacttcgtccatgtttatatacatgtagagagaaattaattttgtggctagcaagccattagatgtctaattaataacaattaattttgacacctatttacaatTGTTCAGAGTAACTCTTATATATTCATCTTACGACTTTGATGATCCGTTGTTCACCAATTTATTGATCACCATGgctcgcatgaaaaaaaatatgtagtactTAAGGTTTAGGAtagctgaaattgatgaattatataatttatgtgatagctatttgagggtataaacgaatgaattgacttctaaaaagttagaATGTTGTTTAAAGAAGACACCATTTAGAAACTTGGAAAACGtgcaaacaaaaatccaaaatatgaaatcgggaaaaaaaagagagggcctTAAACTCCCTTTATCACCTTTGTCgtagtaagagttctattgatatTCGTCAATATTGCGCTCatatttataacataatgattcCTTTCACCTTTAcgaacaaatagtacaaaatcAAAATACGACATAACACAAATACATTATAATTGTTATGTAACAACTCTCGTTTTCAACTTAAACAGAGCTAATTAGTGTTGAGAAAAACACAACCCATGGTGCTTAATTATTCTCTCActgcatcacacctttaatttttttcatgttattaacaaaattaatcatctccatatatgatttAATATGTGGCAAAGCGGTAGTACTATAGCGGTTGTGATCACCTTAGATGTCTCAGACACTATGCTTCGTCACACGTGCGAAAGGCAAAGGTGCAGACGTGCATTGTGCAGTGGGCAAAAAGAGAATTTTGGacgctttatttattagcaaacaatagatccgatgattatAATAATAGGTCCACCAGTTCTAGCGTAagtgtaaattagttaatatagattttaaattgttaatttaatgggtacacaatataatggtGACAGTGCATTACTTGAGAATAATAGACCAGTGTAATAAAAagtagatccgatgatttataTAATGGAGCCATCAGTTTAAGTGcacgtataaattagttaatatagatattGTTTATTTTATAGGACACGATGTAattgtgtaaaatttattttaaaatagtgcattatttgaaaataatagtacagAGTAAAAAGTACACCGGCTTAAGTTATATGATGGTAGattctttgtttgtaaaattatcattattttaaaaatatatacattatatatataaatggaaaaaagaagaaaaaaggaaaaaaagggggGAGGGTACGGTATATACTCCACCTGCCAATGCACGGGAGGAGAGGATAGGTGGGACACatggtatttagtttgttttaagatcaattttatctaacggtgtataatattggacccaccaatttaagtgaaaatcaagggatatatgctatttttttcttagaatttataggattttctctattttattagagcgccacgtggcggtttgagagcgtttgtagaaagttttatggagttttagtatataatagatgatCGCGGCGCTTTTAAGTTAACTCGTTCGCTACCGCGATTGCGGCGTGATTATCCCCTCGATCGAATTGAACAATCCAAGTAAAAGGTGATCCAACACATTGGATCACCACCGCTTTTAACTTACCTGATCGACTCCAACACGTGACCGGACAAGAGATTGGGAACAACGTACGAACcgcttttcttctcttcctcgcCGATATCGAGTAGGAGAAAATTCACCCGGTACAGAGATCGACGATAATGATCCATCGAGATAAGCCCTGCGCACTAATCAGATCGATCCAGTTGATCATTCATATCGAAGTGGTTATCACCTAGCCGTATCTAATTATCTGTCTCTAATCTTGTTACCCCCACCACTGTCTCGTTGGTACGTGAACAAGCAGCGGGCCATCACACATCAAGCCGAAAAGACCCGGCACCGCGCGCTGGCTAGCTCTACACACTGGTACGACGTAGCGCAGGCGCGCGCAGCCCGGGGCGCCCGCGCGCAACGGGACAAACGCGGCGCGCCACCTCGACGAGCCTTTCGGGCGAAGCCCCCCGTACACTTGGCGCCGCGACCGCGACCGCGACCGCGTGCGCCGCGCTCTCCTCGGCCATTGGCCTACCTGTTCCAATTGCGCGCGTCTCCGTCTCTCTCCGGCGCACCCACCTTTCCGCCACCCATTGGCGCATGCACGCACGCCATCATCCGGTTCTTCGTACGAACGAGTGAACGACTACTGCATGTACACCTTAGCAGCAGTGGTACCAATTTCCTGCACGAGGTGGCGATCGATCGAAAGAGGCcaaagagggagagaaataaACGAAAAAGAAATCCGGAGGTGTTGTACAGCAGCCAACGATTAGCAGTAGGCCAACAAGGAACCGGTACGGGAGAAGGAGAGAAGAATATCTCGCACTCGTGCTCGTCACCGGCGCCACGTGTCAAGTGGCGATCCCGAGGCGGCCGGATAACCATCGGGGGCAGGGGCACAGCTTTTGGCGCGGGCGGATTCGTGACACTTGGCGGGAAACAAAAGCAGCTTTGCTCGGTGTCACGGTGCGTGGGGCCCCGGCGGTTTTCTTTACCCGCAATCGCAAAGACCACATGTTCGCATCTCCCCCGGACCGGACGTGGACACGTCACTCCTCGCACCGGTATAAAaggggccgaccgggccgggaGCCGGGAGAGGGATGAATGGTCGaacacagctagctagctgggcTAGGATCGCCATGGATCGGggtgaccaccaccacctc
This window of the Oryza sativa Japonica Group chromosome 4, ASM3414082v1 genome carries:
- the LOC4336541 gene encoding sphingoid long-chain bases kinase 1 isoform X2; this encodes MEVVKTTHAGHAKSLASTFDFSAFPDGIVCVGGDGIVNEVFNGLLSRSDRAEAVSIPVGIIPAGSDNSLVWTVLGVKDPISASLLIVKGGFTALDILSVEWIQSGLIHFGTTVSYYGFISDVLELSEKYQKKFGPLRYFVAGILKFFCLPSYFYELEYLPSSKEMTGHGKGIGQENFVSDVYTNVMRSRSKREGIPRASSLSSIDSIMTPSRMSLGDVDTSGSTAASTEPSEYVRGLDPKAKRLSLGRSNIVSEPEEVLHPQPHHSSFWPRTRSKTRTERNSVGVTTNDTRLSWAAPSIHDKEDISSTISDPGPIWDSEPKWDNGPKWDTELTWESDHPIELPGPPEDNEIGPSVELVPNLDDKWVVRKGHFLGVLVCNHSCKTVQSLSSQVIAPKANHDDNTLDLLLVGGKGRWKLLKFFILLQFGRHLSLPYVEYVKVKSVKLKPGANTHNGCGIDGELCRVKGHVLCSLLQEQCMLIGRQSRQST